In the Topomyia yanbarensis strain Yona2022 chromosome 3, ASM3024719v1, whole genome shotgun sequence genome, one interval contains:
- the LOC131690317 gene encoding small integral membrane protein 20-like, translated as MAPIILKGRNYALFISGIVGLIGLACYPIIIDPMLNPEKYKKVQQVNRAFIKQEQIQPGNMRVWSDPFKPREDQPK; from the exons ATGGCCCCGATTATCCTAAAAGGTCGCAATTATGCCTTGTTCATCAGTGGAATCGTCGGTCTGATCGGTTTGGCTTGCTATCCAATCATCATTGATCCGATGCTGAATCCAGAAAAATACA AAAAAGTACAACAGGTGAATCGTGCCTTTATAAAACAGGAACAGATCCAACCCGGCA ACATGCGAGTGTGGAGCGACCCATTCAAACCTAGGGAGGACCAACCGAAATAA
- the LOC131690316 gene encoding trifunctional enzyme subunit beta, mitochondrial-like, with the protein MAYQLTKCGSVLSGNLAKTALRSISTTGVVCEPRKLPDRTGKNVVLVDGVRTPFLMSGTTYSKLMPHELARHSLLSLLRKTKIDKEVIDYIVYGTVIQEVKTSNIAREAALAAGFSNKTPAHTVTMACISSNQAITTGMGLIATGTYDAIVAGGVEFMSDVPIRHSRKMRSLMLRANKAKSAGQRLQLLASIRPDFFVPELPAVAEFSSGETMGHSADRLAASFKASRQEQDDYALRSHTLAKEAQDKGYFTDLVPYKVAGVDKTVDKDNGIRVSTKEALAKLKPAFVKPYGTVTAANASFLTDGASACIIMTEAKAKELGLRPKAYLRDFLYVSQDPIDQLLLGPAYGIPKLLKKAGLTLKDIDSWEIHEAFAGQIIANLKALDSDYFCKTYLGLSEKVGNPDLSKWNNWGGSLSIGHPFAATGVRLCMHTANRLVRENGQLGLVAACAAGGQGVAMLLERHPDATAE; encoded by the exons ATGGCATATCAGCTGACCAAATGTGGCTCCGTCCTATCCGGAAATCTGGCAAAAACGG CTCTTAGAAGTATCAGCACGACCGGAGTCGTATGTGAGCCGAGGAAGCTTCCCGACAGAACCGGAAAGAATGTAGTCCTCGTGGACGGAGTTCGGACGCCTTTTCTTATGTCCGGAACCACCTATTCTAAGCTGATGCCCCATGAGCTGGCACGACATTCGCTACT GAGCCTTCTTCGCAAGACCAAAATCGACAAAGAGGTCATCGATTACATCGTGTATGGTACCGTCATTCAGGAGGTCAAGACATCCAACATTGCCCGCGAGGCTGCCCTGGCGGCCGGTTTTAGCAACAAAACTCCCGCCCATACGGTTACGATGGCTTGCATTAGCTCGAATCAGGCCATCACTACCGGAATGGGACTGATTGCGACAGGAACGTATGATGCGATCGTAGCCGGAGGTGTTGAGTTTATGTCCGACGTACCGATCCGTCACAGTCGCAAAATGCGTTCGTTGATGCTACGCGCGAATAAGGCTAAATCCGCCGGACAGCGGTTGCAGCTGTTGGCTTCTATTCGACCGGATTTCTTCGTCCCAGAGCTACCAGCCGTGGCAGAGTTTTCCTCCGGCGAAACCATGGGCCACTCGGCTGATCGATTGGCTGCTTCCTTCAAGGCGAGTCGCCAGGAACAGGACGACTATGCGCTGCGATCCCACACCTTGGCAAAGGAGGCTCAGGATAAGGGATATTTTACGGATTTGGTTCCCTACAAGGTTGCCGGGGTGGATAAAACCGTCGACAAAGATAATGGGATTCGTGTCTCCACCAAGGAAGCCTTGGCTAAATTGAAGCCAGCTTTCGTTAAACCGTACGGAACGGTCACCGCTGCAAATGCTTCTTTCCTAACTGATGGTGCCTCCGCATGTATAATCATGACCGAAGCCAAGGCAAAGGAACTGGGTCTCCGTCCGAAGGCCTACCTGCGAGATTTCCTGTATGTTTCCCAGGATCCTATCGACCAGCTGCTGCTCGGGCCAGCCTACGGTATCCCGAAGCTGCTGAAGAAGGCTGGTCTCACGCTGAAGGATATTGATTCGTGGGAAATTCATGAAGCGTTTGCC GGTCAAATTATCGCCAACTTGAAGGCCCTCGATTCCGACTACTTCTGCAAGACGTATCTCGGACTTAGTGAGAAGGTTGGCAATCCGGATCTGAGCAAGTGGAATAACTGGGGTGGTTCGCTCTCGATCGGTCATCCATTTGCGGCAACCGGGGTGCGTCTTTGCATGCATACG GCTAACCGGCTTGTACGCGAGAATGGACAACTCGGACTGGTGGCGGCCTGTGCCGCCGGTGGACAGGGTGTTGCTATGCTGCTCGAGAGGCACCCAGATGCCACTGCCGAGTAA